Proteins from one Plasmodium yoelii strain 17X genome assembly, chromosome: 2 genomic window:
- a CDS encoding UMP-CMP kinase — MNIKKIFIKIFFMATVIFSHFITQNICYSNKKKHIFFLNRTNVYNNNNLVYTLKNTHWKNNIRRAKIFNKLFFENNLFYINKSIEQKFFANNIFKMDMHQPFVIFMLGGPGSGKGTQCKLIQENFDFVHISAGDCLREYLIKCEKNEADSKYKEIVEDSINNGKIAPAEITIELMKHKMEDEINRIRKNEEKYDNEDVEKLNSFSFNSLDDKINLENTNINENSNKLKYENNIYENNYVLDILKKNKILKKAKYKFIIDGFPRNYNNLNGWINIIKNYAYVHLCIFLYCDEDHMIKRCINRGLISGRVDDNINTLKKRFETHNKGCIPIINLFLSENKCIFINANKTIEGVWNDMKYVFENM; from the exons atgaatataaagaaaatattcataaaaattttttttatggcaACAGTAATTTTTTCGCATTTTATAActcaaaatatatgttactcaaataaaaaaaaacatattttttttctaaatagaacaaatgtttataataataataatttagtgtacactttaaaaaatacacattggaaaaataatataaggagggctaaaattttcaataagCTTTTCTTTGAAAacaatttattttacatCAACAAAAGTATAGAACAAAAATTTTTTgcaaataacatttttaaaatggaTATGCATCAGCCTTTTGTG ATCTTTATGCTTGGAGGCCCCGGTAGCGGGAAAGGGACACAATGCAAACTGATTCAAGAAAACTTCGATTTTGTTCACATCAGTGCAG ggGATTGTCTACgagaatatttaataaaatgcgaaaaaaatgaagcaGATTCAAAATACAAAGAAATTGTAGAAGATTCTATAAACAATG GAAAAATAGCACCTGCGGAAATAACTATAGAATTAATGAAACATAAAATGGAAGACGAAATTAATAGAATcagaaaaaatgaagaaaaatatgataatgaagatgtagaaaaattaaatagtTTCTCATTTAACTCATtagatgataaaataaatttagaaaatactaatattaatgaaaatagtaataaattaaaatatgaaaataatatatatgaaaataattatgtattggatatattaaaaaaaaataaaatattaaaaaaagcaaaatataaatttataattgatGGATTTCCAAGAAATTACAATAATCTTAATGGCTggataaatattattaaaaattatgcatatgttcatttatgtatatttctttattgtGATGAAGATCATATGATTAAAAGATGTATAAATCGTGGACTAATTAGTG GAAGAGTAGATGACAATATAAATACACTCAAGAAAAGATTTGAAACACACAATAAAGGATGTATTCCTATAATAAACTTATTTTTAAGTGAAAACAAatgcatttttattaatgcAAATAAAACTATTGAAGGTGTGTGGAACGATATGAAATAtgtttttgaaaatatgtaa